Proteins from a genomic interval of Papaver somniferum cultivar HN1 chromosome 4, ASM357369v1, whole genome shotgun sequence:
- the LOC113274231 gene encoding transcription factor ABORTED MICROSPORES-like translates to MEEEENYNRDELEESEEYQDPSIDMTQDIKVQVEVKRIGVKEFLLNFFDKQTQGGFLKLMEAVNSAGLTVTNANVTNFKGMASYILILAADHEEVQEQEVKDLLLNLTHSNG, encoded by the exons ATGGAAGAAGAGGAAAACTATAACCGTGACGAGCTAGAGGAATCAGAAGAATACCAGGATCCATCGATTGACATGACACAAGATATAAAGGTGCAAGTTGAAGTGAAACGGATTGGCGTGAAAGAGTTTCTACTGAATTTCTTTGACAAACAAACTCAAGGTGGATTTCTGAAGCTGATGGAGGCTGTGAATTCAGCAGGGCTTACAGTAACCAACGCCAATGTAACGAATTTCAAAGGGATGGCTTCGTATATTCTCATTTTAGCG GCTGATCATGAGGAAGTTCAAGAACAAGAAGTGAAGGACTTGCTGCTTAATCTCACACACAGCAACGGTTGA
- the LOC113273057 gene encoding transcription factor ABORTED MICROSPORES-like — protein sequence MNEVEWLRPLVRSKFWDYGVVWKLRNDETSALEWLGCCCGGAEDDIQDGGEEGHLYKPCRDLVFQHLRKSNACEAIAKLPTTITLASGIHGKVLISGKARWLRLESSSSQNVGIQVLFQLVPFLSSSLICCEKAGTKLLIPYLGCLIELYVANNVPRDDNIIDFVISLYNTTLEQQTMNQFQDFLPSFPPLMEELKGIPVHQYLPVTTQHNFDRSYEGSSTGSIPSDDPASLDSGFNYSSQSLCASTQSGGGGIIGSYLFGQNMNLMPSCSSGLMEENEEHLKVAAGPEKHKSKNLIAERNRRTKLKERIHCLRSVVPKITKVA from the exons ATGAATGAAGTGGAATGGTTAAGACCTCTTGTGAGATCAAAATTTTgggattatggtgttgtttggaaaCTAAGAAATGATGAGACAAG tGCTTTGGAGTGGTTGGGTTGTTGTTGTGGTGGAGCTGAAGATGACATCCAAGATGGTGGAGAAGAAGGCCATTTATATAAACCCTGTAGAGATTTGGTGTTTCAGCACTTAAGAAAATCTAATGCTTGTGAAGCCATTGCCAAGTTGCCTACTACCATTACTTTAGCTTCTGG GATCCATGGAAAAGTTCTAATCTCTGGCAAAGCAAGGTGGCTCAGGCTCGAATCAAGCTCATCTCAAAATGTGGGTATCCAAGTGTTATTTCAATTAGTCCCTTTTCTAAGTTCTAGTCTTATTTGCTGT GAAAAAGCTGGAACAAAGCTTCTCATTCCATACTTGGGTTGTCTCATAGAGCTTTATGTTGCAAACAAT GTACCCAGGGATGACAACATCATAGACTTTGTCATTTCTCTATATAACACTACATTGGAgcaacaaactatgaaccaattcCAAGATTTTCTTCCAAGTTTTCCTCCCTTAATGGAAGAACTAAAAGGCATTCCTGTTCATCAATATCTTCCTGTTACCACTCAACACAACTTTGATCGCTCTTACGAAGGATCGTCAACAGGTTCAATACCTTCAGATGACCCTGCATCTCTTGATTCCGGTTTTAATTATAGTTCACAAAGTCTTTGTGCTTCAACACAGTCAGGTGGTGGTGGGATTATAGGCAGTTATTTGTTTGGCCAAAATATGAATTTGATGCCGAGTTGTAGTAGTGGGTTGatggaagaaaacgaagaacatttGAAGGTTGCTGCCGGACCCGAAAAACACAAATCAAAGAACTTGATAGCAGAAAGGAATAGGAGGACAAAGCTTAAAGAAAGGATCCATTGTTTGCGTTCTGTGGTTCCAAAGATTACCAAGGTAGCTTAG